In the Magnolia sinica isolate HGM2019 chromosome 15, MsV1, whole genome shotgun sequence genome, one interval contains:
- the LOC131226954 gene encoding ribosome quality control complex subunit 2-like, whose amino-acid sequence MWKPTLEPFGFSIGLGRQEVHVGIEVIARILGVELGNVHAHENNLKEKGQRDRCAHHLYRQLNELPLSIKMIDEETLNHMKMGPKQRRAHIEEFRDEEEEESEAKEEDEEEEEDEGKGEEETQGTNREPPVTRSECKGLDALNARMTKIEENQGNLERRIKKLSHTVKAILCCVQKEGAPPPSPDSED is encoded by the exons ATGTGGAAGCCTACGCTCGAGCCGTTCGGATTCAGCATTGGCCTCGGCAGGCAAGAGGTCCACGTTGGCATAGAAGTCATCGCTCGAATCCTCGGAGTGGAGCTCGGGAATGTGCATGCTCACGAGAATAACTTGAAGGAAAAGGGGCAGAGAGACCGCTGTGCTCACCACCT GTATAGGCAGCTGAATGAACTCCCCCTCTCGATCAAAATGATCGATGAGGAAACTCTAaatcacatgaagatgggccCTAAGCAGCGTAGGGCCCACATCGAAGAATTCAGagacgaagaagaagaggaaagtgaAGCCAAAGAAGAagacgaggaagaagaagaggacgaaggaaaaggagaagaagagaccCAGGGAACTAACAGGGAGCCACCTGTCACTCGAAGTGAATGCAAGGGCCTAGACGCGCTTAACGCTCGAATGACCAAGATAGAGGAAAACCAGGGGAACCTGGAGAGGAGAATTAAGAAGCTGTCGCACACTGTGAAGGCGATACTATGCTGCGTACAGAAAGAGGGAGCACCCCCTCCTTCGCCAGACTCGGAAGACTAG